The Candidatus Binataceae bacterium genome includes the window GCAATACCTATGGGATCGGTTTGAACGATCCGGCAAGCGCGGCGCCTGCTTTTAAACACGCAGTCAGCATCAATCCGAACTGGCCTGAGGCCTGGAACGCATTGGGACAGGTTTACGCTGCGAG containing:
- a CDS encoding tetratricopeptide repeat protein; translated protein: MQSKDWNGLLSYAQGWTQAEPENATAWFYLGNTYGIGLNDPASAAPAFKHAVSINPNWPEAWNALGQVYAA